One window of Amaranthus tricolor cultivar Red isolate AtriRed21 chromosome 13, ASM2621246v1, whole genome shotgun sequence genomic DNA carries:
- the LOC130798839 gene encoding protein MAIN-LIKE 1-like, with product MPWGEMTIMLHDVQRILGIGIDGSLPVQPSDNEWQLGLAGLFGMPLSELRAKGHFTSGSINVGALLQLCHRSQSMDTQRTAYYMAIVGSTLLVDKTRVGMRPHPVVTVTADEADIAWGAVTLAHMYRQLGMATRTGCKTIAGCLTLLQTWIYEYFPAFRPHPRQADMPNKTRAEMWSPPKPIRELSRLIDCRSILDAMTEAQVEWTPYLTYDRSLLNEHPRTSYIGGITCFDIVEVYLPERTVRQLGFAQEIPPAPLRPTQALRPAQGSYSVTFASSCMFTEMWSRFPYCARVVEQAQRRASVPSEAAPDYVDWFRVSSHCFLIPGEGPAAAFGAADNRVEYFAAEFPTRLAPLLRMPAIAQMTPRERDAADMY from the exons atgccgtggggggagatgaccataatgttgcacgacgtgcaacgcatcttgggaattggcattgacggttcacttcccgTGCAACCGTCTGATAATGAATGGCAGCTTGGCCTGGCCGGCCTTTTTGGTATGCCATTGTCGGAGCTGCGTGCGAAGGGGCACTTCACAAGCGGCAGCATTAATGTTGGTGcactgttgcagctatgccaccgttctcagtctaTGGATACTCAACGTAccgcctactacatggctatagtaggttccacgttgctcgtggataagactagagtcgggatgcgTCCTCACCCTGTTGTTACTGTTACCGCTGATGAGGCTGATattgcttggggtgcagtgacgcttgctcacatgtatcgccaactgggtatggcgacaaggactgggtgcaagactattgctggttgcctgacactgttgcagacatggatttacgagtacttcccagccttccgcccccatccGCGTCAAGCTGACATGCCGAACAAGACAAGGGCAGAGATGTGGTCCCCGCCGAAGCCAATCCGCGAGCTGAGCAGACTGATAGACTGTAGGAGCATACTGGATGCCATGACAGAGgcacag GTGGAGTGGACTCCGTACTTGACTTATGATAGGTCtttattgaacgagcacccacgTACCTCGTATATCGGTGGTATCACCTGTTTCGATATCGTGGAGGTCtatttgcctgagaggacagtgAGGCAGCTCGGTTTTGCACAGGAGATTCCCCCGGCTCCGctgagacctacccaagctcTGCGACCAGCACAGGGCTCCTACTCAGTTACATTCGCTTCTTCCTGTATGTTTACggagatgtggagtaggttcccttaCTGTGCCCGCGTAGTGGAGCAGGCACAGCGTCGCGCatcggttccatcagaggctgcccCGGATTACGTggactggtttagagtgtcttccCACTGTTTTCTCATCCCAGGTGAAGGACCTGCTGCTGCGTTTGGTGCTGCTGATAACAGAGTCGAATAT TTTGCTGCTGAATTTCCAACTCGACTTGCACCATTGCTCAGGATGCCAGCTATTGCTCAAATGACGCCTCGGGAAAGAGATGCTGCTGATATGTATTAA
- the LOC130798102 gene encoding AP2-like ethylene-responsive transcription factor ANT, translating into MSANQNNCNSISITNNWLGFSLSPNIKMEPSSAHHHHHDHHQYHDDYIHLHHHETEQLSSASSVSMFLSPQQQMNLGAAENGGYFHTPLTVMPLKSDESLCITPMNAFHGSHSQPADAPKLENFLGISLDSIYKQEEQQQLESYISALSYQGFSSEDDLLKNFMRYHNGYVVNDELLMGNHQNIISSGNNNTSITVPQNGGDLQSLSLTMSPNSQSSCITVAPTANNDAVSAVETKKRGFGKLVNCKETVHRKSIDTFGQRTSQFRGVTKHRWTGRYEAHLWDNSCKKEGQTRKGRQVYLGGYDMEEKAARAYDLAALKYWGLSAHTNFPMEGYKEEIEEMKNMSRQEYVAHLRRKSSGFSRGASMYRGVTRHHQHGRWQARIGRVAGNKDLYLGTFGTQEEAAEAYDVAAIKFRGTNAVTNFDISRYHVEKIMSSNTLLAGEQAKRNKVAFFETFKDSPNLNPNPNTNQSFSLGLQDLVGLDMVNPTQHTPHFSTASSLVTSLNSSREGSPDENST; encoded by the exons atgAGTGCAAATCAGAACAATTGTAATAGTATTAGCATTACTAATAACTGGTTAGGTTTCTCTTTGTCACCCAACATTAAAATGGAGCCATCTTCtgctcatcatcatcaccatgaTCATCATCAGTATCATGATGATTACatccatcttcatcatcatgaGACTGAGCAGCTGTCTTCTGCTTCATCTGTAAGCATGTTTCTTTCTCCTCAGCAGCAGATGAATTTAGGAGCTGCGGAAAATGGTGGGTATTTTCATACTCCTTTGACTGTCATGCCATTAAAGTCAGATGAATCTTTATGCATCACTCCTATGAATGCCTTCCATGGATCTCATTCTCAACCAGCAGatg CACCAAAGTTGGAGAATTTTCTGGGAATTAGCTTGGACAGCATCTACAAACAAGAGGAGCAACAACAATTAGAGTCATACATATCAGCATTATCATACCAAGGATTTAGTAGTGAAGATGATTTGCTGAAGAACTTTATGAGATATCATAATGGATATGTTGTGAATGATGAGCTACTTATGGGTAatcatcaaaatattatttcatctGGGAATAATAATACTTCTATTACTGTTCCTCAGAATGGTGGGGATTTACAGTCTTTATCCTTAACAATGAGCCCTAATTCTCAGTCTAGTTGTATAACTGTTGCACCAACTGCTAATAATGATGCTGTTTCTGCCGTGGAAACCAAGAAGAGAGGATTTGGTAAATTGGTTAATTGCAAGGAAACTGTTCATAGAAAGTCTATTGACACTTTTGGCCAAAGAACCTCTCAATTTAGAGGTGTTACTAA GCATAGATGGACGGGAAGATATGAAGCTCATCTATGGGACAATAGTTGCAAAAAAGAAGGACAAACCAGAAAGGGACGACAAG TGTATCTTG GAGGATATGACATGGAAGAGAAAGCTGCTAGAGCTTATGATCTTGCTGCCCTTAAATACTGGGGTCTCTCTGCTCATACTAACTTTCCT ATGGAGGGCTACAAAGAAGAAATTGAAGAAATGAAGAACATGTCACGCCAAGAATATGTTGCTCATTTAAGGag GAAGAGCAGTGGGTTCTCTAGGGGTGCTTCTATGTACAGAGGAGTTACAAG ACATCATCAGCATGGTAGATGGCAAGCTAGGATTGGAAGGGTAGCTGGAAACAAGGACCTCTATCTTGGGACATTCG GCACCCAAGAGGAGGCTGCGGAAGCATATGACGTTGCAGCAATTAAGTTTCGAGGAACTAATGCAGTCACTAATTTTGACATTAGTAGGTATCATGTCGAGAAAATCATGTCTAGCAATACTCTTTTAGCTGGAGAACAAGCTAAAAGGAACAAAGTTGCCTTCTTTGAGACCTTCAAGGATAGCCCAaacctaaacccaaacccgaaCACAAACCAATCATTCTCACTTGGGTTACAAGACCTTGTTGGGCTTGACATGGTAAACCCAACTCAACATACACCCCATTTTTCAACTGCATCGTCGCTGGTAACGAGTTTAAACAGCTCTAGGGAAGGTAGCCCAGACGAGAATTCGACCTGA
- the LOC130798838 gene encoding uncharacterized protein LOC130798838: MTIADFENRWEGIVSTWSTRNRRVVQYLAGTWIPHKEKFVRAWTNDCLHLGNQTTSRVESQHSSFKYYLGSGNSSFDTLFKRAHAQIMNQQSKIRQALEESKNSISRTSRLNFLRPLYRHVSIFALELLMMEHNRMLTLGSCLLEKCGCVIQKTHGLPCACYCYLSIRSNGALYLDDIHPFWKTLKYLDAEEDANEEVRHANADDKEYFQSLVDEVLKSDPSVLRRVSQVLEHELHPDGDDIPEPEASPPRKGRPMTSRTLRRNKSAFEYSRSSSRGRGSRSSSRGRSSGRSSSRSHQSSVGINFSFNLSDGAAGRDFSLFPWPDHIPFILPPYLFDWIDVIGDGNCGFRAIAATELGGEEAWPLLRRAMSLEMETHREQYARLYLSADSVEEAIFRVGAHNKGPAPYDHWLEATTLYSAATFLNIAIAYYGSADGHPMYNCLVLPLRRTGGMHGVNKLIHILWVNGNHYVQLLMNDDSSPLPPVQQNWRAANNSCADLERQYRNRISLWSRMCNIQRQQHNNTAGDAVNLEYP, translated from the exons aTGACGATCGCCGATtttgaaaacagatgggaagggattgtgtccacttggtcgactaggaacCGGAGAGTCGTGCAATATTTGGcaggaacatggattcctcacaaagagaaatttgtgcgtgcgtggacgaatgattgtttgcacttgggtaaccagactaccagtcgAGTTGAAAGTcaacactcttccttcaagtactacttgggtagcggtaatagctcattcgatacgctgtttaaaagggcgcacgcacaaattatgaatcaacaatcaaaaataagacAAGCTCTTGAGGAATCTAAGAATTCCATTTCAAGAACGTCGCGACTAAATTTTCTACgaccgttgtatcgtcatgtttctatatttgccttggaactattgatgatggagcacaacCGGATGCTAACCCTGGGCAGTTGTCTTTTAGAAAAATGCGgttgtgtcattcaaaaaacccacggattaccatgcgcgtgttactgttacttgtcTATCAGGTCTAATGGTGCTCtgtacttggacgatatacatccgttttggaaaacgttaaagtaTTTAGATGCAGAAGAAGACGCGAACGAAgaagtacggcacgcaaacgccgatgataaagagtactttcaatcgttggtggatgaagttttaaaatccGACCCCTCAGTACTACGACGCgtctctcaggtacttgaacatgaGCTGCACCCCGATGGTGACGACATACCTGAGCCCGaagcaagtccaccgaggaaaggaagaccaatgacaagcagaaccttgaggagaaacaaaagtgcgttTGAGTACAGTAGATCGTCCTCAAGGGGTCGCGGATCAAGATCATCATCACGCGGGAGATCCAGTGGTAGATCAAGCAGCCGGTCGCATCAatcgtcagttggaattaacttcagtttcaacttatcag ATGGTGcagcaggtcgtgatttttcactttttccgtgGCCAGATCACATTCCATTTATTCTTCCGCCATatctgtttgattggattgatgttataggtgacggtaattgtggatttagagctattgccgccacagagttagggggtgaggaagcatggcctctgttacgacgtgcaatgagtttggaaatggaaacGCATAGAGAACAATATGCACGCTTATATTTATCAGCAGATTCGGTGGAGGAAGCTATATTCAGAGTTGGTGCCCACAATAAAGGACCTGCTCCGTACGATCACTGGTTGGAAGCGACAACACTGTATTCTGCAGCAACATTTTTAAACATAGCAATTGCGTATTATGGCTCTGCGGATGGTCATCCAATGTACAATTGTTTAGTGCTTCCTTTAAGAAGAACAGGGGGAATGCATGGCGtaaataaacttatacatattctttgggtaaacgggaatcattatgttcagcttttaatgaacgatgattcatctccactgccgccagtccaaCAAAATTGGAGAGCAGCTAACAATTCATGTGCAGATTTAGAAAGACAATATCGTAATAGGATATCACTTTGGAGTAGAATGTGCAACATACAACGACAACAGCATAATAACACCGCCGGAGACGCGGTGAATTTAGAATATCCATAg